One region of Streptomyces subrutilus genomic DNA includes:
- a CDS encoding cytochrome ubiquinol oxidase subunit I, translating to MDLALAPETLARWQFGITTVYHFLFVPLTISLAALTAGLQTAWVRSEKEKYLRATKFWGKLFLINIAMGVVTGIVQEFQFGMNWSDYSRFVGDVFGAPLAFEALIAFFFESTFVGLWIFGWDKLPKRIHLACIWMVSIGTILSAYFILAANSWMQHPVGYRINEERGRAELTDFWLVLTQNTALTQFFHTITAAFLVGGAFMVGIAAFHLARKKHIPVMRTSLRLGLITLIIAGLGTAISGDLLGKVMFKQQPMKMAAAEALWDGEAPAPFSIFAYGDVDKGHNKVAIEIPGLLSFLANDDFTSFVPGINDVNKAEQEKFGPGDYRPNIPVAYWGFRWMIGFGMASLGTGVLGLWLTRKKFMLPPGLRTSQDEVPNLVLFKRALSPKWGQLYWVVALWTMGFPLIASSWGWIFTEMGRQPWVVYGVLRTRDAVSPGVSQGEVLTSMIGFTALYAALAVIEVKLLVKYVKLGPPELTEADLNPPTRIGGDDKNPDRPMAFSY from the coding sequence GTGGACCTAGCTTTGGCGCCAGAGACACTGGCGCGATGGCAGTTCGGCATCACCACCGTCTATCACTTCCTCTTCGTCCCCCTGACGATCTCGCTCGCCGCGCTCACGGCCGGCCTGCAGACCGCGTGGGTGCGTTCCGAGAAGGAGAAGTACCTCAGGGCCACGAAGTTCTGGGGAAAGCTTTTCTTGATCAATATCGCGATGGGTGTCGTCACCGGCATCGTCCAGGAGTTCCAGTTCGGCATGAACTGGTCCGACTACTCGCGGTTCGTCGGTGACGTCTTCGGGGCGCCGCTCGCCTTCGAAGCGCTCATCGCCTTCTTCTTCGAGTCGACCTTCGTCGGCCTGTGGATCTTCGGCTGGGACAAGCTGCCGAAGAGGATCCACCTGGCCTGCATCTGGATGGTGTCCATCGGCACCATCCTCTCCGCCTACTTCATCCTGGCGGCGAATTCCTGGATGCAGCACCCGGTCGGGTACCGCATCAACGAGGAGCGCGGCCGGGCCGAGCTCACCGACTTCTGGCTCGTGCTCACCCAGAACACCGCGCTCACCCAGTTCTTCCACACCATCACGGCCGCGTTCCTGGTCGGCGGGGCCTTCATGGTCGGCATCGCCGCCTTCCACCTGGCGCGCAAGAAGCACATCCCCGTGATGCGGACCTCGCTGCGGCTCGGCCTGATCACCCTGATCATCGCCGGACTGGGCACCGCCATCAGCGGCGACCTGCTCGGCAAGGTCATGTTCAAGCAGCAGCCGATGAAGATGGCCGCCGCCGAGGCGCTCTGGGACGGCGAGGCGCCGGCCCCCTTCTCGATCTTCGCCTACGGCGATGTCGACAAGGGCCACAACAAGGTCGCGATAGAGATCCCGGGCCTGCTGTCCTTCCTGGCGAACGACGATTTCACCTCCTTCGTCCCGGGCATCAACGACGTCAACAAGGCCGAGCAGGAGAAGTTCGGGCCCGGCGACTACCGGCCCAACATCCCCGTCGCCTACTGGGGCTTCCGCTGGATGATCGGCTTCGGGATGGCCTCGCTCGGCACAGGCGTGCTGGGGCTGTGGCTGACCCGCAAGAAGTTCATGCTGCCGCCGGGGCTGCGGACCTCGCAGGACGAGGTCCCGAACCTGGTCCTCTTCAAGCGGGCGCTGAGCCCCAAGTGGGGACAGCTGTACTGGGTCGTCGCGCTCTGGACCATGGGCTTCCCGCTCATCGCCAGCTCCTGGGGCTGGATCTTCACCGAGATGGGTCGCCAGCCCTGGGTGGTCTACGGGGTCCTGCGCACCCGGGACGCCGTCTCACCGGGCGTCTCCCAGGGCGAGGTCCTCACGTCCATGATCGGCTTCACCGCCCTGTACGCGGCGCTCGCCGTGATCGAGGTCAAGCTGCTCGTGAAGTACGTCAAGCTCGGGCCCCCCGAGCTCACCGAGGCCGACCTCAACCCGCCCACCAGGATCGGCGGGGACGACAAGAACCCCGACCGGCCGATGGCCTTCTCGTACTGA
- a CDS encoding sensor histidine kinase, with protein MSVQESQEPPEPSPGTPDPLEAATQATRSLQGLSTELTARVPQLLEAMRSVGTGLELHSTLDRICETAAELADARYAAIGVVDIEGRGLSDFVTFGVSSELARKIGHRPDGKRGLLGALISHPDTVRLEDLTNDPRSAGFPPHHPTMKTFLGVPIRVQGEIFGNLYLAEKNGGGPFNDYDVHMVRVLATEAGIAIGNARLYEAATQRERWIDGSVAVTTALLSGGDADDALAVVAEQARRLADSSAGIVMLPAEEGGMEIVAVSAENPATSLGVVIPAESPVVHHLRQGEPVFVDDAASDPRMISKLTSQYGPCMMLPLHSGGRVLGALVTPRARGKRPFSEAERTLATQFASQAALALMMAEAQRDRERLAVFEDRDRIARDLHDLVIQRLFATGMMLEGAQRRSIVPEVRDGVGKAVDELDVTIQEIRTAIFALQQGPAEAPSGLRTRVLREINMAAVPLGFKPAHRFLGPIDAVVGELVGKNLIAALREALSNAFRHADASRIEVVLDSTITLADGRPGVRLEVADDGVGIPAGGRRSGLRNLRRRAESLGGASSYGPGIGEDGGGTTVVWEAPL; from the coding sequence ATGTCAGTGCAGGAGTCCCAGGAACCGCCGGAACCATCACCGGGTACACCGGACCCTCTGGAGGCCGCCACCCAGGCCACCAGGAGTCTGCAAGGCCTGTCCACCGAGCTCACGGCCCGGGTGCCGCAACTGCTGGAGGCCATGAGGTCGGTCGGCACCGGGCTCGAACTGCACTCCACGCTGGACCGGATCTGCGAGACGGCCGCCGAGCTCGCGGACGCCCGCTACGCGGCGATCGGCGTCGTCGACATCGAGGGCCGTGGACTTTCGGACTTCGTCACCTTCGGGGTCAGCTCCGAACTGGCCCGGAAGATCGGGCACCGTCCGGACGGGAAACGGGGCCTGCTCGGGGCGCTGATCTCCCATCCCGACACGGTCCGGCTCGAGGATCTGACGAACGATCCGCGCTCGGCGGGCTTCCCGCCGCACCACCCGACCATGAAGACGTTCCTCGGGGTCCCGATCCGCGTCCAGGGGGAGATCTTCGGCAATCTGTACCTCGCCGAGAAGAACGGCGGCGGCCCGTTCAACGACTACGACGTCCACATGGTCCGGGTGCTGGCCACCGAGGCGGGCATCGCCATCGGCAACGCCCGGCTGTACGAGGCGGCCACCCAGCGGGAGCGCTGGATCGACGGCTCGGTGGCCGTCACCACGGCCCTGCTGTCCGGCGGGGATGCGGACGACGCCCTCGCGGTGGTGGCCGAGCAGGCCCGCCGCCTGGCCGACTCCTCCGCCGGGATCGTGATGCTGCCGGCCGAGGAAGGCGGCATGGAGATCGTGGCCGTCTCCGCCGAGAACCCGGCCACCTCGCTGGGCGTGGTGATCCCCGCCGAGAGCCCGGTCGTGCACCACCTCCGCCAAGGGGAGCCCGTCTTCGTGGACGACGCGGCCTCCGACCCCCGCATGATCAGCAAGCTGACCAGCCAGTACGGGCCTTGCATGATGCTGCCGCTGCACAGCGGCGGCCGGGTGCTGGGCGCGCTGGTCACGCCCAGGGCCCGCGGCAAGCGCCCGTTCAGCGAGGCCGAGCGGACCCTGGCCACGCAGTTCGCCTCGCAGGCGGCGCTCGCGCTGATGATGGCCGAGGCGCAGCGCGACCGGGAGCGGCTCGCCGTGTTCGAGGACCGCGACCGCATCGCCCGCGACCTGCACGACCTCGTCATCCAGCGGCTGTTCGCCACCGGGATGATGCTGGAGGGAGCCCAGCGCCGCTCCATCGTCCCCGAGGTCCGCGACGGGGTCGGCAAGGCCGTGGACGAGCTGGACGTGACGATCCAGGAGATCCGTACGGCCATCTTCGCCCTCCAGCAGGGCCCGGCGGAGGCCCCCTCTGGGCTGCGCACCCGGGTGCTCCGGGAGATCAACATGGCGGCCGTGCCGCTGGGCTTCAAGCCCGCGCACCGCTTCCTCGGCCCGATCGACGCGGTCGTCGGCGAGCTGGTGGGCAAGAACCTCATCGCGGCGCTGCGCGAGGCCCTGTCCAATGCCTTCCGGCACGCCGACGCCTCCCGGATCGAGGTGGTCCTGGACTCCACGATCACGCTGGCGGACGGACGCCCCGGCGTCCGGCTGGAGGTTGCCGACGACGGGGTGGGCATCCCCGCGGGCGGGCGGCGCAGCGGGCTGCGGAACCTGCGCCGGCGGGCCGAGTCCCTGGGTGGGGCGAGCTCGTACGGCCCGGGCATCGGCGAGGACGGCGGCGGGACCACGGTGGTGTGGGAGGCCCCGCTCTAG
- the cydD gene encoding thiol reductant ABC exporter subunit CydD gives MKPIDPRLLRYARSTRLFLGAVVALGLAGAGLVVGQAMLISEIVVGAFEEGLDGAALRTPLLLLAAVALGRGLIAWLTELAAHRAGAAVKSELRGRLLDRAADLGPGWLNGQRTGSLVALATRGVDALDDYFSRYLPQLGLAVVVPVAVLARIVTEDWVSAAIIVVTLPLIPLFMVLIGMATQSRMDRQWKLLSRLSGHFLDVVAGLPTLKVFGRAKAQAESIRKITDDYRRATMRTLRIAFLSSFALELLATLSVALVAVTIGMRLVHGELDLYTGLVILILAPEAYLPLRQVGAQYHAAAEGLAAAEEIFEVLETPLPRPGGAAALPAGAPLRIEIDGVAVRYEGRGQDSPGPVSLTVEPGECVALTGPSGVGKSTLLQVLLGFVPPTAGRVRIAGADLAELSPEQWRERVAWVPQRPHLFAGTIDENVRLARPEAGAQDVVRALEDAGAWEFVAALPRGVETPLGEGGVGLSAGQRQRLALARAFLADRPVLLLDEPTAALDGETEAGVVDAVRRLAVGRTVLLVVHRPALLAVADRVVPMAVAQAAPGPLPRPAAAARTKVPGSSPDAGEWILGAAAERERAAGEADSGGSDPLRRVRAAAKAWQGRFRLGLLLGALAVGCGVGLMAVSGWLISRASEQPPVLYLMVAVTATRAFGMGRAVFRYAERLVSHDAVLRMLADLRVSVYRRLERIAPAGLREHRRGDLLTRLVADADALQDYWLRWLLPVGTAVLVGTGSVAFTTWLLPEAGAALAVGLLAAGIGVPLVSGACARRAERRLSPARGELATRVADLLTGTAELTVAGALEDRKGRARESDGVLTRIAARGAAAAGLGGGLSALVCGLTVVVAAGVAANAVHDGRLSAVAMAVAVLTPLAAFEAVNGLPLAVQYRQRVRRSAERVYEVIDAPAPVAEPRQAAAAPGSPFPLRLTGLFARHPGQERDALRGVDLTLEAGRRIAVVGPSGSGKTTLAQVLLRFLDPHEGSYTLAGTGASALDGDDVRALVGLCAQDAHLFDSSVRENLRLARTGASEEELRGALAAARLLEWADGLPEGIDTLVGEHGERISGGQRQRLALARALLADFPVLVLDEPAEHLDLATADALTADLLAATEGRTTVLITHRMAGLEAVDEVLVLDGGEVVQRGAYAELAAAEGPLRRLLEREREAEGAVAGGTVADFHHADFPH, from the coding sequence GTGAAACCGATCGACCCGCGCCTGCTTCGGTACGCCCGTTCCACCCGCCTCTTCCTGGGCGCGGTGGTGGCCCTCGGCCTTGCCGGGGCAGGGCTGGTCGTCGGTCAGGCGATGCTGATCTCCGAGATCGTGGTCGGGGCCTTCGAGGAGGGTCTGGACGGCGCCGCGCTCCGGACGCCGCTCCTGCTGCTCGCGGCGGTGGCGTTGGGCCGCGGGCTCATCGCCTGGCTGACGGAGCTGGCCGCGCACCGGGCCGGTGCGGCGGTCAAGTCCGAACTGCGGGGCCGGCTGCTGGACCGGGCCGCGGATCTGGGACCCGGCTGGCTGAACGGGCAGCGGACCGGGTCGCTGGTCGCCCTGGCCACCCGGGGCGTGGACGCGCTCGACGACTATTTCTCCCGCTACCTGCCCCAGCTGGGGCTCGCGGTGGTCGTACCGGTGGCGGTGCTCGCCCGGATCGTCACCGAGGACTGGGTGTCGGCGGCCATCATCGTCGTCACCCTTCCCCTGATCCCGCTGTTCATGGTCCTCATCGGCATGGCCACCCAGTCCCGGATGGACCGTCAGTGGAAGCTGCTGTCACGCCTGTCGGGGCACTTCCTCGACGTGGTGGCCGGACTTCCCACCCTGAAGGTCTTCGGACGGGCCAAGGCACAGGCCGAATCGATCCGCAAGATCACCGATGACTACCGGCGCGCGACGATGCGGACCCTGCGCATCGCCTTCCTCTCCTCCTTCGCGCTGGAACTGCTGGCCACCCTGTCGGTGGCGCTGGTGGCGGTCACCATCGGCATGCGCCTGGTGCACGGCGAGCTGGACCTCTACACCGGACTGGTCATCCTGATCCTGGCGCCCGAGGCGTACCTGCCGTTGCGGCAGGTCGGCGCGCAGTACCACGCGGCCGCCGAGGGGCTGGCGGCCGCGGAGGAGATCTTCGAGGTCCTCGAGACCCCCCTCCCGCGTCCGGGCGGCGCCGCAGCCCTGCCGGCCGGCGCTCCCCTGCGCATCGAAATCGACGGGGTGGCCGTCCGGTACGAGGGGCGGGGCCAGGACTCGCCCGGGCCCGTCTCACTGACCGTCGAACCGGGCGAGTGCGTGGCGCTCACCGGACCGAGCGGAGTCGGGAAGTCCACCCTGCTCCAGGTACTGCTGGGGTTCGTCCCACCCACCGCGGGACGGGTCCGGATCGCCGGAGCGGACCTCGCCGAGCTGTCGCCCGAGCAATGGCGGGAGCGGGTGGCGTGGGTTCCGCAGCGCCCGCACCTGTTCGCCGGGACCATCGACGAGAACGTACGGCTGGCCCGCCCGGAGGCCGGTGCGCAGGACGTGGTCCGGGCCCTGGAGGACGCGGGGGCCTGGGAGTTCGTGGCGGCACTGCCGCGCGGGGTCGAGACCCCGCTGGGCGAGGGCGGCGTGGGGCTGTCCGCGGGCCAGCGCCAGCGCCTGGCGCTGGCCCGGGCGTTCCTGGCGGACCGGCCGGTGCTGCTGCTGGACGAACCGACCGCGGCGCTGGACGGGGAGACCGAGGCCGGGGTGGTGGACGCCGTCCGGCGGCTGGCCGTGGGCCGGACCGTCCTGCTGGTCGTGCACCGGCCGGCGCTGCTCGCCGTCGCCGACCGCGTGGTGCCGATGGCCGTGGCGCAAGCAGCCCCCGGGCCGCTCCCCCGGCCCGCAGCCGCCGCCCGCACCAAGGTTCCCGGATCCTCGCCCGATGCCGGGGAGTGGATCCTCGGCGCCGCGGCCGAGCGGGAGCGCGCCGCCGGCGAGGCCGACTCGGGCGGCAGCGATCCGCTGCGCCGGGTACGGGCCGCGGCAAAGGCGTGGCAGGGCCGCTTCCGGCTCGGGCTGCTGCTCGGAGCGCTGGCCGTGGGGTGCGGCGTCGGGCTGATGGCCGTGTCGGGCTGGCTGATCTCGCGGGCCTCCGAGCAGCCTCCCGTGCTCTATCTGATGGTGGCCGTGACCGCCACCCGGGCCTTTGGAATGGGCCGGGCCGTCTTCCGGTACGCGGAGCGCCTCGTATCGCACGACGCCGTGCTGCGGATGCTCGCCGACCTGCGGGTCTCCGTGTACCGCAGGTTGGAGCGCATCGCCCCCGCCGGGCTGCGCGAGCACCGGCGCGGGGACCTGCTGACCCGGCTGGTGGCCGACGCCGACGCCCTGCAGGACTACTGGCTGCGCTGGCTGCTGCCGGTCGGGACCGCGGTGCTCGTCGGCACCGGCTCGGTCGCCTTCACCACCTGGCTGCTGCCGGAGGCAGGCGCCGCGCTCGCCGTCGGGCTGCTCGCCGCCGGCATCGGTGTCCCGCTCGTCAGCGGGGCTTGCGCGCGGCGTGCGGAACGCCGGCTCTCCCCCGCCAGGGGCGAGCTCGCCACGCGCGTGGCCGATCTGCTGACCGGCACCGCGGAGCTGACCGTCGCCGGGGCCCTGGAGGACCGCAAGGGCCGGGCCCGGGAGAGCGACGGCGTGCTGACGCGGATCGCCGCGCGCGGAGCCGCCGCCGCCGGGCTGGGCGGCGGGCTGTCCGCCCTCGTCTGCGGCCTGACCGTCGTGGTGGCCGCGGGCGTGGCCGCGAACGCGGTGCACGACGGGCGGCTGTCCGCAGTGGCCATGGCCGTCGCCGTGCTGACCCCGCTCGCCGCCTTCGAGGCGGTCAACGGCCTTCCGCTCGCGGTCCAGTACCGCCAGCGGGTGCGCCGCAGCGCCGAACGGGTCTACGAGGTCATCGACGCGCCGGCTCCGGTCGCCGAGCCGCGGCAGGCCGCCGCCGCACCCGGTTCGCCCTTCCCGCTGCGGCTGACCGGGCTCTTTGCCCGGCACCCGGGCCAGGAGCGGGACGCGCTGCGGGGTGTGGACCTGACCCTGGAAGCCGGCCGGCGGATCGCCGTGGTCGGCCCCTCGGGCTCGGGCAAGACCACCCTCGCGCAGGTCCTGCTGCGCTTCCTGGACCCGCACGAAGGCTCGTACACCCTGGCCGGGACGGGCGCGTCCGCGCTCGACGGCGACGACGTCCGCGCGCTCGTGGGGCTCTGCGCCCAGGACGCGCACCTCTTCGACAGCTCGGTACGGGAGAACCTGCGGCTGGCCCGGACCGGGGCGAGTGAGGAGGAGCTGCGGGGGGCGCTCGCCGCGGCGCGGCTCCTGGAGTGGGCCGACGGACTTCCGGAGGGGATCGACACGCTGGTCGGCGAGCACGGTGAACGGATCTCCGGCGGCCAGCGCCAGCGCCTGGCCCTGGCCCGGGCGCTGCTGGCGGACTTCCCCGTACTGGTGCTGGACGAGCCGGCCGAGCATCTGGACCTGGCCACGGCGGACGCCCTGACGGCGGATCTGCTGGCGGCGACCGAGGGCCGTACCACCGTGCTGATCACGCACCGGATGGCAGGGCTGGAGGCCGTGGACGAGGTGCTCGTGCTCGACGGCGGAGAGGTCGTACAGCGCGGTGCCTACGCCGAGCTGGCCGCTGCCGAGGGGCCGCTGCGGCGGCTGCTGGAGCGGGAGAGGGAAGCCGAAGGGGCGGTCGCGGGCGGGACGGTGGCCGACTTTCACCATGCCGACTTTCCCCACTAA
- the cydB gene encoding cytochrome d ubiquinol oxidase subunit II, whose product MQLHDVWFVLIAVLWIGYFFLEGFDFGVGVLTKLLARDRTEKRVLINTIGPVWDGNEVWLLTAGGATFAAFPDWYATLFSGFYLPLLLILVCLIIRGVAFEYRHKRPEDKWQTNWEHAIFWTSLIPAFLWGVAFANIVRGVKIDQRKEYVGTLLDLLNGYALLGGLVTLTLFTFHGAVFTSLKTVGDIRDRSRRLATRLGTATAVLAVVFLTWTQFTRGDAKSLVAMAVAVLALVGALGFTRAGREGWAFALSGVTIAASVAMLFLTLFPNVMPSSLDDAWSLTVTNASSSPYTLKIMTWCAGVATPLVLLYQGWTYWVFRKRIGTQHIVDAH is encoded by the coding sequence ATGCAACTCCACGACGTCTGGTTCGTACTCATCGCCGTTCTGTGGATCGGCTACTTCTTCCTCGAGGGCTTCGACTTCGGGGTCGGCGTCCTGACCAAGCTGCTCGCCCGCGACCGTACGGAGAAGCGGGTCCTGATCAACACGATCGGGCCCGTCTGGGACGGCAACGAGGTCTGGCTGCTCACCGCGGGCGGTGCGACCTTCGCCGCCTTCCCCGACTGGTACGCCACCCTCTTCTCCGGGTTCTACCTGCCGCTGCTGCTCATCCTGGTCTGCCTGATCATCCGGGGGGTGGCCTTCGAGTACCGGCACAAGCGCCCCGAGGACAAGTGGCAGACCAACTGGGAACACGCGATCTTCTGGACCTCGCTGATCCCCGCGTTCCTGTGGGGCGTGGCCTTCGCCAACATCGTCCGCGGTGTGAAGATCGATCAGCGCAAGGAGTACGTCGGCACCCTGCTCGACCTCCTCAACGGCTACGCGCTCCTCGGCGGCCTGGTCACCCTGACCCTGTTCACCTTCCACGGCGCGGTCTTCACCTCGCTCAAGACCGTCGGTGACATCCGGGACCGCTCGCGCAGGCTGGCGACCCGGCTGGGTACGGCCACCGCGGTACTGGCCGTGGTCTTCCTGACCTGGACCCAGTTCACGCGCGGCGACGCCAAGAGCCTGGTCGCCATGGCGGTCGCGGTGCTCGCGCTGGTCGGGGCCCTCGGGTTCACCCGGGCGGGCCGCGAGGGCTGGGCGTTCGCCCTGTCCGGCGTCACCATCGCGGCGTCCGTCGCGATGCTGTTCCTGACGCTGTTCCCCAACGTCATGCCGTCCTCCCTGGACGACGCCTGGAGCCTCACGGTCACCAACGCCTCGTCCAGCCCGTACACCCTGAAGATCATGACCTGGTGCGCGGGAGTGGCCACGCCGCTGGTCCTGCTCTACCAGGGCTGGACGTACTGGGTGTTCCGCAAGCGGATCGGGACGCAGCACATCGTCGACGCGCACTGA
- a CDS encoding cyclophilin-like fold protein, with protein sequence MQIRISWPAGHLTATLDETPTSKALAETLPISASANTWGEEVYFDTGVRVALEHDARQVVEPGTVAFWTEGDALALPYGPTPLSRGGESRLASPCNVLGSFDGDPRLLSTVRDGDPIRVELA encoded by the coding sequence ATGCAGATTCGAATCTCCTGGCCCGCGGGTCACCTCACCGCAACCCTCGACGAGACCCCGACCAGCAAGGCGCTGGCCGAGACCCTGCCGATCTCCGCCTCCGCGAACACCTGGGGCGAGGAGGTCTACTTCGACACCGGCGTCCGCGTCGCCCTGGAACACGACGCCCGGCAGGTCGTCGAGCCCGGCACGGTCGCCTTCTGGACCGAGGGGGACGCGCTCGCCCTGCCCTACGGCCCCACTCCCCTCTCACGCGGAGGCGAGAGCCGCCTGGCGAGCCCGTGCAACGTGCTCGGCTCCTTCGACGGCGACCCCCGCCTGCTGTCCACCGTCCGCGACGGCGATCCCATCCGCGTGGAACTGGCCTGA
- a CDS encoding Cof-type HAD-IIB family hydrolase, producing MGEDGSVTSASQCPDGPLPAPRLIATDLDGTLLRDDQSVSLRTVAALAAAEEVGIEVFFVTGRPARWMDVVSDHVHGHGLAICANGAAVVDLHAGREFVQVRALPRAAALAVVTALREAAPGTSFAVELTTGINYEPAYPPFYKDPGAHVAVAEKLLAEHTDEAAPPVLKLLAHHAELAPDEFLALARGAAGEYASITRSSPTALLEISGQGVSKASTLALCCAERGISPAEVVAFGDMPNDVEMLSWAGTSYAMGNAHPDVIAAASGRTTANNEDGVAVVIERIVADRIAQHQHGASSA from the coding sequence ATGGGCGAAGATGGGTCGGTGACCTCGGCTTCCCAGTGCCCGGACGGGCCCCTCCCCGCCCCCCGGCTCATCGCCACCGACCTCGACGGCACCCTGCTGCGCGATGACCAGTCCGTCTCGCTGCGCACCGTCGCCGCTCTCGCCGCCGCCGAGGAGGTAGGGATCGAGGTCTTCTTCGTCACCGGACGACCCGCCCGCTGGATGGACGTGGTCAGCGACCACGTCCACGGTCACGGCCTGGCGATCTGCGCGAATGGCGCGGCAGTCGTCGATCTCCACGCCGGGCGGGAATTCGTCCAGGTCAGAGCGCTTCCCCGGGCGGCCGCCCTGGCTGTCGTGACCGCCCTGCGCGAGGCCGCGCCGGGCACCTCCTTCGCGGTAGAGCTGACCACCGGCATCAACTACGAGCCGGCGTACCCGCCCTTCTACAAGGACCCCGGCGCCCACGTCGCCGTCGCCGAGAAGCTGCTCGCCGAGCACACGGACGAGGCCGCCCCGCCGGTGCTCAAGCTGCTCGCGCACCACGCCGAACTGGCCCCGGACGAGTTCCTCGCCCTGGCCCGCGGGGCCGCGGGCGAGTACGCCTCGATCACCCGCTCCAGCCCGACCGCCCTGCTGGAGATCAGCGGACAAGGCGTCTCCAAGGCGAGCACCCTGGCGCTGTGCTGTGCCGAGCGGGGCATTTCCCCCGCCGAGGTCGTCGCGTTCGGGGACATGCCGAACGACGTGGAGATGCTCAGCTGGGCCGGCACCTCCTACGCGATGGGCAACGCCCATCCGGACGTGATCGCAGCCGCCTCCGGCCGTACGACGGCGAACAACGAGGACGGAGTCGCCGTCGTCATCGAGCGCATCGTGGCCGACCGGATCGCTCAGCATCAGCACGGCGCGAGCTCGGCCTGA
- the hisC gene encoding histidinol-phosphate transaminase: MSEKSPKLRAELDGIPTYKPGKPAAAGGPVAYKLSSNENPYPPLTGVLESAVAAAGNFNRYPDMACTGLVNEIAERFGVPVEHVATGTGSVGVAQSLIQSTAGPGDEVIYAWRSFEAYPIITQISGATSVQVPLTEGDVHDLDAMAEAITERTRLIFVCNPNNPTGTAVRRAELERFLDRVPSDVLVVLDEAYREFVRDADVPDGIELYRDRPNVAVLRTFSKAYGLAGLRVGFAVAHERVAAALRKTAVPFGVSQLAQDAAVASLRAEDELMGRVGALVCERKRVHETLLAQGWTVPDTQANFVWMRLGERTADFAAACEKAGVVVRPFAGEGLRVTIGETEANDLFLHTAEAFFKEL, translated from the coding sequence GTGAGCGAGAAGAGCCCGAAGCTGCGCGCCGAGCTGGACGGCATTCCCACGTACAAGCCGGGCAAGCCGGCGGCCGCGGGCGGGCCCGTCGCGTACAAGCTGTCGTCGAACGAGAATCCGTACCCGCCGCTGACCGGGGTGCTGGAGAGCGCGGTCGCGGCCGCCGGGAACTTCAACCGGTACCCGGACATGGCCTGCACCGGCCTGGTCAACGAGATCGCGGAGCGGTTCGGGGTGCCGGTCGAGCACGTCGCCACCGGCACCGGCTCGGTGGGCGTGGCCCAGTCGCTGATCCAGTCGACGGCGGGCCCGGGCGACGAGGTCATCTACGCCTGGCGCTCCTTCGAGGCGTACCCGATCATCACGCAGATCTCGGGTGCGACCTCGGTGCAGGTGCCGCTGACCGAGGGCGATGTGCACGACCTGGACGCGATGGCCGAGGCGATCACCGAGCGGACCCGGCTGATCTTCGTCTGCAACCCCAACAACCCCACCGGCACCGCCGTGCGCCGTGCCGAGCTGGAGCGCTTCCTGGACCGGGTGCCCTCCGACGTCCTGGTGGTGCTCGACGAGGCCTACCGCGAGTTCGTGCGCGACGCCGACGTGCCGGACGGCATCGAGCTGTACCGCGACCGCCCGAACGTCGCCGTGCTGCGGACGTTCTCCAAGGCGTACGGGCTGGCCGGTCTGCGCGTCGGCTTCGCGGTGGCGCACGAGCGGGTGGCCGCGGCGCTGCGCAAGACGGCGGTGCCCTTCGGTGTCAGCCAGCTCGCCCAGGACGCGGCGGTGGCCTCGCTGCGCGCCGAGGACGAGCTGATGGGCCGCGTCGGGGCGCTGGTGTGCGAGCGCAAGCGCGTCCACGAGACGCTGCTCGCGCAGGGCTGGACGGTGCCCGACACCCAGGCGAACTTCGTGTGGATGCGGCTGGGGGAGCGGACCGCGGACTTCGCGGCGGCCTGCGAGAAGGCCGGTGTGGTGGTCCGGCCCTTCGCGGGCGAGGGCCTGCGGGTCACGATCGGTGAGACCGAGGCGAACGACCTCTTCCTGCACACGGCGGAGGCGTTCTTCAAGGAGCTGTAG